A single window of Rhipicephalus microplus isolate Deutch F79 chromosome 5, USDA_Rmic, whole genome shotgun sequence DNA harbors:
- the LOC142817225 gene encoding uncharacterized protein LOC142817225, whose product MEINTSKTKAVAFTRVSNPKLTHYLINDSVIARAHTIKYLGVHLSSNISWSDHIEAICSSACKTLGFIRRNLYLANKSTKLLAYATLVRAKLEYASFIWNPHQSYLINKLEAIQNKATRFITKDYSRTSSITNLKKSLNLSTLENRRIIALLSHFHKLYHSSSSFRVRHITAAHRIFPRLDHPFKVQPVFARTNFLSKSPLFLAIYHWNKLPADVVSSQNHEDFMNKLKSYFNES is encoded by the coding sequence ATGGAGAtaaatacttcgaaaactaaggctGTAGCCTTCACTAGAGTGTCTAATCCTAAGCTTACTCATTATTTGATAAATGACTCAGTCATCGCGCGTGCGCATACAATAAAATACTTGGGAGTTCATTTATCTTCTAACATTTCATGGAGTGACCACATCGAAGCAATCTGTAGCAGTGCATGCAAAACTCTTGGTTTTATCAGGCGTAACCTTTATTTGGCAAACAAGTCTACTAAACTATTGGCCTATGCGACGTTGGTTCgcgcaaaactagaatatgcatcttttatttggaacccgcaccagtcttatctcatcaacaaactcgaagcaattcaaaataaagcaacccgcttcattaccaaagattattcacgaacatcaagcataactaacctaaaaaaatctctgaatctaagcaccctagagaatagaagaatcatagcacttctatctcatttccacaaactttatcactcatcatcatcgttcCGCGTACGCCACATCACGGCCGCCCATCGTATCTTTCCGCGCCTGGATCATCCCTTTAAAGTACAACCCGTTTTTGCTCGAACAAACTTCTTAAGTAAATCCCCCCTCTTTCTCGCAATATATCACTGGAACAAGCTACCTGCCGACGTCGTTTCTTCCCAAAATCATGAAGATTTcatgaataaacttaaaagttaTTTTAATGAAAGTTAA